Genomic window (Nymphaea colorata isolate Beijing-Zhang1983 chromosome 1, ASM883128v2, whole genome shotgun sequence):
TTTTACTTAAGGATTAGCCCGAGTTCTGCTGCTCTTATCATTACCTGGATCAATGTTATGACGATGTGGATATCGGCCAATATGCATTGCATCAGACCCCCACCACAAGATGCTGGGAATACAGTGACTACTGATATATGGATTCTCAAATATTTCAAGTATGGGCCCATGTGGAACCAATCGAACCATATTGACTTGTATAAACTGATTAATGATGTATTGACCAACATTTGCACAAAGTTGTAACAATTTGTTTCCTTTGTCATTTTGAAAGTGCCTGAAACCATCGATGCATTGCATGCTTATTGGCTGGTATGAGTACTGTTATCATTTTGATGAGTTGTGTATGGTTCTAAAATTAGTTGTATTTCGTTCATGTTCTTGAGATGAGATAGAAACCGATATTTGCAGCATCGATCAATAAGATTTttatgagacaaaaaaaaaaagatgttcgCAACTTTGGCCTATATTGACGTTATTTTTGAGGGTGTATGTTATTAGATTTTGAAAGTGGGTGACAGATTAATATACGCTGCATATTGCGAACCATGATTCCATATTCGTTTCCGGATCATGGATACGTTCAACAGGAACCGAACATTTTGACATCGCTAACCACCGCAGGGCGGCAGGCTGTAGCCCCTgccttgtttggttggagggaaagggatggagggaaatggagggaaaggaagggaaagggaagggaatggaatggaaaaaggtgattataaaagcttgtttggataaaagtgaatggaatggaaagaaaacaatacaatttataataataccctcaatagtcaaaaggttgagaggcagggagaaaaaaaacgtggaggggtattgtgggcagtcaacacttttgtacttactccctttcctttcccttccaatccgtccgatttgggagggattgaatttacactatacaatcttttcctttcctttcctttccctcccctcccatccaaacagactttctctctttccattcctttccctcctttttaattagccaaccaaacataaAAGGGATTGCtgaatccctccctttccttccaaccaaacaggccctaaatCTAACCCGGTGGCATTGACCCTGACACGATGTAGTCCTCCCGCGGGGAAAGAACTGATGAATAGGAGAAGCAACCTAGCGAGCGTTGTAGGCATGGCAACGGTCGGGAAGCCTCGTCCGTCTGGAGTTCCGCGTTGGTTCAGGTATGAGTTCCGGGCACGACTTCGTGATTTTGCGTCCCCAGATGTCTTTTCCGGCGAAAGGCTGCAAGAGTCTTCGCTACGACGCGGGAAACCTGCTGGAGCTGTTTCCAAGCTCTCGGAAGCATGTTCGCATCGCTCTACGGCGCTAAGACCACCTTTTCCCGCGAATGGTTCCGGTGCCTCTACCTCCGATCGCGGCGTCATCGACGACGTCTTCCGCGGCTTGGAGAATGGCGCTTGGAATTATATGCGATGCTGCGTCTCTGATCTCACCCCATCGGTTGTTGTCGGCGTTTTGTACAAGTGCAGTGGGGATTTGAGTTTAGGACAGAAATTCATAGATTGGTTGGGGAAACAGTCGGGTATCCGGCACTCTTCGGATTCCTTGAGCGCCATGATTCATATCCTGGTTCGGAGCCGAAGGCTCTCGGATGCACAGGCTTTGATTCTGAGGATGGTGCGGAGACGAGGGGTTACGAGGCCTGCCATTGTTGGAAGCTTGGTAGGTACTTACAAACATTGTCAGTCGAACCCATTGGTGTTCGATTTGTTGGTTAAGACTTACGTCCAATCCAGGAAATTGAGGGAGGCAGTGGAGGCATTTAGAAATCTGAGAAGTAGAGGCGTGTCGCCATCAATTCATGCTTGTAATAGCCTCTTGGGAAGTTTAGTGAAAGCACATTGGGTGGATATGGCGTGGGAGGTATACAGAGAGGTCCTTGATAGCAGAGTGGGGATGAACATTTTTACGTTTAACATAATGGTTAACGCGTTGTGCAAGGATCGGATGATTGGGAAAGCTATGGAATTCGTATCTGAAATGGAAACCAAGGGAGTTCCTCCAGATATTGTAACATATAATACGTTGGTAGACGCGCACTGTCGTGAAGGTCTTGTTCAGGATGCATTTGGATTGCTGGATGTCCTCTCCATCAAGGGATTGCGGCCTGACATTGTTACCTACAATTCTCTCGTTAATGGACTTTGTCGAAAAGGGGAGTACGTGAAGGCAAAAGAACTTGTAGCTGATGTGTTAAGAGCTGGATTGATTCCGAACACATCAACATACAATATTTTGATTAGTGGCTGCTATGAGAGAGGCAATGCTATTGAAGTTGCTGAAATATATAAGGAGATGAGATCTTATGGCCTTGTACCAGATATTGTCAGTTACAGCTTACTCATCGGTTTCTTTTCTAGGAAAGGAGATCTTAATACTGCATTAATGCACTTTGAAGATATGAAGATCGCCGGTTTGGTTCCTGACAGCGTCATTTATACGATGTTGATTGATGGATTCTGCAAGACAGGTCAAACTACTGAGGCTCTAAATATCCGGAACGAGATGGTACAAAGAGGTGCTCTTCCAGATAGTGTTACATACAATGCAATCATGAATGGATTCTGTAAGGAGAGAAGACTAGAAGAAGCTGACGAATTGCTTACAGAGATGGTTGAAAGAGGAATTGTCCCGGACTATTGTACATTTACCACCATTATAGATGGTTACTGCAAGAATGGGTATATAGAAAAAGCTGTGAATATGTTCCAGAGAATGATGGAACAGAATATCAAGCCTGATATTGTGACATACAATACTCTGATAGATGGGTTTTGCAAGGAAGGTGATACCGAGAAGGCAGaagaatttttaaattctatGATCTCGTGTGGCATCTCACCCAATCACATTACCTATAGCATTTTGATTGACGAATTGTGTAGCAAGGGTAGTATAACTGATGCATTATTTTTATGGGATGAAATGATTAATAAAGGTATTAAACCTAACATTGTAACATATAATTCTATTATTAAAGGCTACTGCAGGTCAGGAAGTGTGAACAAGGCAGAAGACCTTTTGAAGCAGATGAGTGCAGAAGGTATCATTCCGGACAAGATAACATATAATACACTAATTCATGCGTATTGCAAACAAGAAAAGGTCCAAGATGCTTATGCTCTTGTGCATATGATGGACAGTCGAGGGATACATCCTGACATTGTTACGTATAATGTGCTTTTGAATGGGTTCTGTACTCAAGGTATACTGGAAGAAGCTGAGTCTATCTTCAGAATAATGACCGATAGAGGCATAATGCCGGACAAATCAACATATACATTTTTGATGAATGGGTATGTTGCTTCAAACAATTTGAAGAAGGCATTCCGTCTTCACGATGAGATGCTAAGGAAAGGATTCCTAGTTGAAGACCAGTTCTGacctcttcattttcttcctttgtttgTGTTGACGTTCTTTTCAATCAAGACTGCAGGGGAAACTCCCTGCCTTTAAGAAACATTTATACTGAATATACAAAAGAACAGAGCATTCAGAAAAAAGATCATGATCAGCGTTCACCAGTCTCATTCTTGCCACTAGCAACCTGCAAGGTTGTAACTCTAGTAGGGGACAGTGACTGTCGGATGAGTCAGCTGCTAAATGTTGGAGAATTCTGGAACCAAATGTTTCCAACTTTTCAAGCACAGGAATCAACTAGTTATGCGCATGTGGATCATTGCAGCTAAGTTCTAGCTTGTGAGTAGGAGTATATATAGACTGAAGCCACTATCAGTAACAAGAGTAACAGCATTTAAGAGAAATTGTCTGAGTTAGCTACTGCATGACCGATCCTCGTGAAAGGTACGCAGAATTTTCAAATGGATGACTTTTACAATACATGAAGTTTTTAGCATCATAAAGTTTCTTGGTCCAGTAATGCATGGCACTTGAACCATTATCCTTCAAGTACAATCTACAAATATGTAGCTGCTTAGTTATGAATAGGCTCTCTATTGGATTGGTACCCAGAATTTTCAAATCGATGATTTCTTCAATATATGAGGATAGCATCATAATTCTTTCATGGTCCAGTAAACCATGGCACTTCAGCAATTTTCTTTGAAATACGATCTACGGCTATGCATTGTGTATCCGCTTTTTGCAGCTTCTGAATTATGAATTGATTCCCTATTTGGTTGTCAATTTTCCGATCTTTCTTTTCCCACGAACTGATCCTTGACCTGTTTCTATTCAACTTAATGTTCCTTGGATATGCCATGCAACCATTAGAGGAGATTGAGCTCTTGTTAAAAGATATTTTCTATTTATGATACTGACTAACATGTGGTACTCTACCTGCAGCGAAACAGCAGTCCTTGCAAAGAAGATTTTCATTCACAGAATGGAGACACTTGAAAGTACTGCTTCACGATTTTGTTGAGTATAGCCCGTATCCTGCTGTGCTAGCTTATATTTCTATCACGTACCTTTTGTCTTGTTCCCTTGTGGGGTTATGCTTTTGCATCCATTAAACTCTCACTCTTTGCCTGTTATCAGTTGGAATTTCTCAGGTTATATCGACCAACAGAATATAAGTCTCTCACACGCTCATATGCAGAGTCAACATAATCACCaatttatatgttatatacTCTAATACACAAAATAAACATATACAGGGTTACCAGAATCACCATATTACATGTGAATATACTCTGATGCACattatatatagttatatactATACTAGTAATAAAATGTATAACAAGCATACTACATATATTTGCATATTTTCTATATAATAAAGCTCTCATGGCCCAGCCCAGTCGCCAAGTTGTCAGGCCACAAGTCAGGACCCAAGGACAATCATGCCAAATCACTGGGTTTTAAAACGTTTTTGCATCAATTAGTTGATTAAGTTCTTTTAATCAACCAAGACACATGCAAATGTGGTCTCATGATTTAGCCCTTTCGACCTGTATACCTGTAGATACAGTCCTTTACTACTAGTACATCAATTATGGCTCCGTGTCCCTGGTGGTATGTGCAGACATGCATGGGCACGTTCATTTGGATGCTGGTGCATAGGATCATTATTTAAGTAATTTTCTACTAATTTATAATAACATTAGAAGAGTATGGGcaattaattaagaaaagaCTGCCTATCTCAGTTTCTCTGCCACCTCGAGGTTGAGGAGTTTGTGGAGTTAAAAGGTCATTTTGGCTAATTGAAGCTTCTTAAATTGTTTCTTGTCCTTGTGTTCTAATAGACTAATACCGTTACGGCATAGAAAGTAACCCAGGGTGGGGGAGCTGTTACTGTGAAAATGCTTGTTTTGTCTCTTGAAGCTTCATAGATTTAGCTATCTAAGATTCTAAAGTATCATGACACAATCTGGAGTCCTTTGGCCTCTTTCTGTGGTACTTGGGGAATTTTTAGTTCTTTTGATATCTATGGCGGTACAGTAATTCTAGCAATTTTGAATTGTAACTAACTAAGTATATTGAGATGAGATGAAATTCTATTTTAGAGCTAGGACGAATCTTCTTGACTGCCTTGTTAGATACCAAACTGGAGTGTGTGAAAGCCAGCCTGCTTCTGGAGACTGTTGAGGTCTTTTCAGTGGCAAGATTCTTTAAATTGTCAAAGTGATGGCGTTGCACGAGAAATTAAATAGAAAAGGAGATTTGTACATTATTGCTCGTCATCATTCACTGCTTGTTGTTACaagttgtcattttttttttttcactttgataatatttgaaaatcCCAGGTTATGTTTCACATGTCTGATAGAAGTATCGAGGAGCTTTTTTGGTAAGCAATATACTGTGACTTCACCATGATACATTTGACTTGTGCTGGAAAAAATCACAATGAGTTATTTTACATGTGTTGATGGttattccttttgttcttt
Coding sequences:
- the LOC116261349 gene encoding pentatricopeptide repeat-containing protein At5g01110 translates to MNRRSNLASVVGMATVGKPRPSGVPRWFRYEFRARLRDFASPDVFSGERLQESSLRRGKPAGAVSKLSEACSHRSTALRPPFPANGSGASTSDRGVIDDVFRGLENGAWNYMRCCVSDLTPSVVVGVLYKCSGDLSLGQKFIDWLGKQSGIRHSSDSLSAMIHILVRSRRLSDAQALILRMVRRRGVTRPAIVGSLVGTYKHCQSNPLVFDLLVKTYVQSRKLREAVEAFRNLRSRGVSPSIHACNSLLGSLVKAHWVDMAWEVYREVLDSRVGMNIFTFNIMVNALCKDRMIGKAMEFVSEMETKGVPPDIVTYNTLVDAHCREGLVQDAFGLLDVLSIKGLRPDIVTYNSLVNGLCRKGEYVKAKELVADVLRAGLIPNTSTYNILISGCYERGNAIEVAEIYKEMRSYGLVPDIVSYSLLIGFFSRKGDLNTALMHFEDMKIAGLVPDSVIYTMLIDGFCKTGQTTEALNIRNEMVQRGALPDSVTYNAIMNGFCKERRLEEADELLTEMVERGIVPDYCTFTTIIDGYCKNGYIEKAVNMFQRMMEQNIKPDIVTYNTLIDGFCKEGDTEKAEEFLNSMISCGISPNHITYSILIDELCSKGSITDALFLWDEMINKGIKPNIVTYNSIIKGYCRSGSVNKAEDLLKQMSAEGIIPDKITYNTLIHAYCKQEKVQDAYALVHMMDSRGIHPDIVTYNVLLNGFCTQGILEEAESIFRIMTDRGIMPDKSTYTFLMNGYVASNNLKKAFRLHDEMLRKGFLVEDQF